Proteins from one Neodiprion fabricii isolate iyNeoFabr1 chromosome 5, iyNeoFabr1.1, whole genome shotgun sequence genomic window:
- the LOC124181945 gene encoding zinc finger protein 729-like, whose protein sequence is MDVAGDLTLQWVEEVGNVVHEEVICDLEGELDTPEEEVIGACEEVSVEDTVETVPEACPAPDSEILLVPQSNDMESIYIVPQDGQGHDYLNIQVTEEVISDNWDRPGQHDGVEIPETKVSHDNLLEYDDMEIPLPIDQDSYTNTRPYPCDFCSRRFRKKANLMNHMVAHQTDRPHGCNLCGARYVRKCDLMNHLKIHAYAPSRDGLEDDLNDDDSLIPEEEETNKGRRKKVQSNAPRKRKNNAAAAKRAAPEIKVEMGKYVNKSYDYVDEDMRLLEEMTNRNSARGNNYASSSRWNEQLTSEHIEPQPPRWPITDPTKPYVCQHCGVGFAREKALASHSRVHGGDSPFECTSCGDMFWDVNTLREHVRIKHGGAVQSDLEEYDNDATYTGDERFGEFYCDTCGVPFHRLDLLKRHRKIHVKQETTEVITKGSSQHHVCNVCGEWFEEALALLAHAELHARSPSRRCLLCGQRCRDDAEVAEHVRQNHAEDAPPNTCTLCGKTCKDKRSLIKHSWVHNADKTFGCTKCGKHFHNKARLRRHMVSHRNKMVACDECGEEFPDGRALVSHRHSHNKDLGGRSFPCRECGKTFGSRSSQQIHIRIHTGERPYGCRFCWKAFADGGTLRKHERIHTGEKPYGCAICPRAFNQRVVLREHVRAHHSGPDPKCHGSMTPYLCKVCGDSYGTSEEIVAHIVQHCDDNTALRRQPQTGPRKYKRRRKLKPYETNPVPPRMAAVSYETPDIASDSDDNTKRKLGKKNKQQHRANVEEGYQNVLKSFESSLQNISSIVSNSKANPAKSKLSKRKAKKDEKKNETQTSAQSSRPKMIHTQKTRVPVQIGGDGVKKGQKTKTMVTRTPKVMPNEHKTGVFPSGERNRPRTKNVSYHIEGKLQLTPATFPTKPNEELEKPHSVTFLEKNIKIEPGSQKNSGAVHSNNNGNIAIAERKVEPTPRKKPAVVKKVRKQKQVVIKQEPKDDESSQEATQNNNNAIEMNQTSHMLDNALDGNNLEVAYEASIVTAEEESILPDLDTHTIHNEVAEKESFQLSVKMLESAPHRMLAVHHVITPVDEVPETIIPDAVEYTCEMCSAVFSSRAELLVHVPIHI, encoded by the exons ATGGATGTGGCCGGTGATTTGACCCTGCAATGGGTCGAGGAAGTGGGAAATGTAGTTCATGAGGAAGTAATATGCGACTTAGAAGGGGAGTTGGACACTCCAGAGGAGGAGGTGATCGGGGCATGTGAAGAAGTAAGCGTCGAGGACACAGTCGAAACTGTTCCAGAGGCTTGTCCAGCACCCGACTCCGAAATCCTCCTTGTGCCACAGTCTAATGACATGGAGTCTATTTACATAGTACCCCAAGATGGCCAAGGTCATGATTACTTGAATATCCAGGTCACTGAGGAAGTAATTAGTGATAACTGGGATAGACCGGGACAGCATGATGG TGTTGAAATCCCGGAGACTAAAGTATCACACGACAATTTGCTTGAATATGACGACATGGAAATACCATTGCCGATTGATCAAGATTCATACACAAACACTCGCCCTTACCCGTGCGATTTCTGCAGTCGTCGGTTCAGGAAAAAAGCAAATCTAATGAATCACATGGTAGCTCATCAGACGGATCGCCCTCATGGATGTAATTTGTGCGGTGCTAGATACGTCAGAAAATGTGATTTAATgaatcatttgaaaattcatgcgTACGCCCCGTCTCGTGATGGATTGGAAGATGACTTGAATGATGACGATTCTCTTATCCCAGAAGAGGAGGAAACAAATAAAGGAAGGCGCAAAAAAGTTCAGTCTAACGCACCAAGAAAGCGCAAGAACAATGCAGCAGCGGCAAAGCGGGCTGCTCCAGAAATCAAAGTTGAGATGGGAAAATATGTGAATAAATCTTACGACTATGTGGACGAAGATATGCGACTTTTAGAAGAAATGACCAACAGAAATTCGGCGAGAGGAAATAATTATGCATCAAGTTCACGGTGGAATGAACAACTGACCTCGGAACATATTGAACCCCAACCACCACGTTGGCCTATCACTGACCCAACCAAACCGTATGTTTGTCAACACTGTGGTGTTGGATTTGCCAGAGAAAAAGCTCTGGCTTCTCACTCTCGCGTGCACGGAGGCGATAGTCCATTTGAATGCACTTCTTGTGGTGATATGTTCTGGGATGTTAACACCCTGCGTGAACACGTTAGAATCAAACATGGAGGTGCTGTGCAATCAGACTTAGAAGAGTACGATAATGATGCAACTTACACCGGTGATGAAAGATTTGGAGAATTTTACTGCGATACGTGTGGAGTACCTTTTCACCGTCTGGATCTTCTTAAACGCCATCGAAA gATTCATGTCAAGCAAGAAACTACAGAAGTGATTACCAAGGGTTCAAGCCAGCATCATGTGTGCAATGTTTGCGGAGAGTGGTTTGAAGAAGCTTTGGCATTACTTGCACATGCTGAGCTGCATGCCAG GTCACCTAGTCGGCGTTGCTTATTATGTGGCCAAAGGTGTCGAGATGATGCAGAAGTCGCAGAGCATGTCCGTCAAAATCATGCGGAGGATGCGCCGCCAAATACTTGCACTCTTTGTGGAAAAACGTGCAAAGACAAGCGTAGTTTGATCAAGCACTCCTGGGTACACAATGCTGATAAGACATTTGGATGTACAAAATGTGGTAAACATTTCCACAATAAGGCCAGACTCCGCAG GCATATGGTGTCCCATCGCAATAAGATGGTCGCATGTGACGAGTGCGGCGAAGAATTTCCTGATGGTAGAGCACTGGTGAGCCACCGTCACTCTCACAACAAGGATTTGGGTGGGCGTTCTTTCCCCTGTAGGGAATGTGGAAAGACATTTGGTAGCCGTAGTTCTCAACAGATTCATATCCGTATTCATACTGGTGAAAGACCGTATGGATGTAGATTCTGTTGGAAAGCATTTGCAGATGGAGGAACACTCAGAAAACATGAACGAATACATACCGGTGAAAAGCCTTATGGATGTGCCATCTGCCCTCGAGCTTTTAACCAACGT GTCGTTTTGCGTGAACATGTTAGGGCTCATCATTCAGGTCCAGATCCAAAATGTCATGGCAGTATGACGCCATATCTATGCAAAGTATGCGGTGATTCTTATGGCACGTCCGAAGAAATAGTTGCACACATAGTGCAACACTGTGATGACAATACAGCCTTGCGCCGACAACCGCAAACTGGCCCGCGAAAGTATAAAAGGAGGCGCAAGCTCAAGCCTTATGAAACAAACCCTGTTCCCCCACGCATGGCTGCAGTGAGTTACGAAACGCCAGACATTGCATCCGATTCGGACGACAATACAAAACGAAAACTTGGAAAGAAGAACAAGCAACAGCACAGGGCGAATGTAGAAGAGGGTTATCAGAACGTATTGAAAAGCTTTGAAAGTTCACTGCAGAATATAAGCTCGATAGTAAGTAATTCCAAGGCTAATCCAGCCAAATCGAAACTTTCGAAAAGAAAGGCCAAGaaggatgaaaagaaaaatgaaacacagaCGTCTGCTCAGTCCAGTAGACCAAAAATGATTCACACTCAGAAAACTCGTGTACCGGTTCAGATTGGTGGTGACGGAGTGAAGAAGGGCCAAAAAACTAAGACCATGGTTACCAGAACTCCCAAAGTTATGCCAAACGAACATAAAACTGGGGTATTTCCCAGCGGTGAAAGAAATAGACCGAGGACTAAAAATGTTAGTTATCATATTGAAGGGAAACTTCAACTTACCCCAGCAACATTCCCAACAAAACCGAATGAGGAGCTCGAAAAGCCGCACTCCGTGACatttttagagaaaaatattaaaattgaaccAGGATCGCAAAAGAATAGCGGTGCAGTTCACAGTAATAATAACGGTAATATAGCCATAGCGGAGCGAAAGGTGGAGCCAACACCAAGGAAGAAACCTGCTGTCGTTAAGAAAGTGCGAAAACAAAAGCAAGTTGTAATAAAACAAGAGCCAAAAGATGATGAGTCGAGTCAAGAAGCCACgcaaaacaacaacaatgcGATAGAAATGAATCAAACGAGTCACATGTTAGATAATGCTCTGGATGGCAATAATTTAGAAGTTGCTTATGAAGCAAGCATCGTTACAGCTGAAGAAGAATCCATCCTTCCTGATTTAGATACGCACACCATTCATAATGAGGTTGCGGAAAAAGAAAGTTTCCAACTAAGTGTTAAAATGCTTGAATCAGCACCGCACAGAATGCTAGCTGTACATCACGTTATCACACCAGTTGACGAGGTTCCAGAGACCATAATTCCGGATGCTGTTGAATACACGTGCGAAATGTGTTCAGCTGTATTTTCAAGCCGTGCAGAGCTTTTGGTTCACGTTCCGATACACATTTGA